The segment GATAAAAAAATCGGCATTATACACTTCGGACTTGATATAGAAGGATCTTACAAAAATATTAAGATAGAGAATCTGTCGGGCAATCCTGAATATGCTTCAAAATTTTTTTACCGAACACTGAGGAAGATGGAAAAGTCGGTGGACGAGATAATTATACTCCCTCTACCAGAACACCATGGGCTATGGATAAGCCTTGAAGATAGAATTGAAAGAGGCTCAGATAAAATCATAGATGTTATTTAAGCTTGATTTTAAAACGAAAATATTACATAATTGTTTCAAAATACACAAGAGGTCTATTATGTTTGGTCTAGGTTTGTCTGAGATAATTTTGATAGCGATTGTGGCGATAGTTGTAATAGGTCCCAAGAGGCTTCCTGAAGTTGCAAAGGCTTTGGGAAAAGGGTATGCAGAGTTTAAGAAAGCGATGGATGGTTTTAAAGAGGCTGTAAAAATTGACGATGTCATCCACGATAAACCTAAAGATAATGATTTAAAAAATGTCTATGAAGATAAGTGGAAAACCGCCCACAACGAACAATCCAATGATTTTTCCGCAAGCATCGAAAAAGGAAAAGATGAAAAAAAGGAAGAAAAATGAAGCCTATAGATACAGAGCAGCCTTTGATGGCTCATCTTGAGGAGCTAAGAAAAAGACTTATCAGAATATTGATAGCTCTTACCATCGTTTTTTCTTTATGTTATTGGAAAAGCGTATACCTTTTTCAGTTTATAAAAAAACCACTTATATTGTACATGCCACCAAACTCTTCTCTGTCTATGCTGAAGCTCACAGAGGGGTTTCTCACTGAATTAAAACTTTCCTTTATGGCTGCTGTTTTTTTTGCAATGCCATATATATTATACGAATTATGGAAATTTATTGCACCAGGACTTTATGCCCATGAAAGAAGATATGTATCAGGATTTGTAATCTCCGCATCTTTTCTCTTCTTTTTCGGATCATTTTTCTGTTATCAGTTTGTTTTACCGATTGCCTTTAAATTTTTCCTGACTTACGCAACAGATGGAATCACAGCAAACCTTTCATTAACATGGTATCTGTCGTTTGTTGTGAAATTGATGTTAGGTTTCGGCATTGTGTTTGAATTACCTGTGATAGTCTTCTTCCTTGCTAAGATAGGTTTGGTCACAGAAGATATGCTAAAAAAGTATCGGGGCTATTCAATCGTAGGTATATTCATAATTGCAGCTATACTTACTCCACCCGATGTGGTAAGTCAGGTATTGATGGCTATACCGTTACTTATTCTTTATGAATTAAGCATCTTTGTGGCAAAGATATTTGGAAAGAAAAAAGGGAAAGAATTGAGTATATATGAATGAATTAACTGATAAATATGGAAGAACATACAGATATTTGAGAGTATCCGTAACAGATAGATGCAATTTTAGATGTAAATACTGCATCCCAACACACAATTTTAAATTTATAGAGCATAAGCAAATTTTAAGGTATGAAGATCTAATTTTTGCACTCAAAATATTCTCCAAATACGGCATCAAAAAAATAAGATTAACTGGTGGTGAACCACTGGTGAGAAAGGGGCTTACCAATTTTATCAAAAGTATTAAATCAGAAACTGACATAGAGGAGATAACCCTTACCACAAACGGTTCCCTTTTAAACCAATTCGCAGTAGAATTGAAAAAAGCTGGTATAAATAGGATAAATGTAAGTTTAGATTCACTAAAACCTGAAAGGTACCAGCTCATAACCGGAGGTTTTAATTTAAATAACATAATTGATGGAATAAAAGCAGCCCAGGATGCAGGATTATTCCCCATAAAGATAAATACCGTTCTCATAAAAGGTTTCAACGATGATGAGATTGTAGATTTCTGTCATTTTTCTGCAGACAACAATGTTACCGTCAGATTTATAGAGTTTATGCCTATTGGAAATAGTATCGGGTGGAACAAAAATGTCATCATAAGAGGTAAAGAGATTTTAGATATAATAGGGGAACATTTTTCACTGACAAAAATAGAAAAACATAGATTTGAAGGGCCAGCATTGAACTACAAACTCTCAAATGGGGCCAAAATCGGTATCATCACCCCCATATCTAACCACTTCTGTGGAGAATGTGACAAGCTTAGAATCACCCCGGATGGGAAGCTAAGGCCATGTCTGCTTTCCGACAGAGAAATAGATCTAACTGAGGCCATAAAGATGAGAGACGAAGCACTATTTTTAAAAAAGATAAAAGAATCTCTTGATATAAAAGATTGGTCACATCATATAACCGATTGTGATTCTATCGAGTTTAACAGAACAATGTCCAAAATAGGTGGTTGATATGTTTATCAAATACGGAAAAGATAGTCTTGAGTTTACATTAAAAAAGATTGACATATTGTCAACAGACAAAACAATGGAACCCCTCAAGCTTGAAAAGATCGTACAGATATTGAACAACGAAGCGATCCTAATGGAAGGGATCGAAGAGGTCATTGAAAAATCCAATAAGAGTCTAATCATTTTACCTGATATCACCAGAAAATCAGGGGCAGAGATCTTTTTACCCTATCTTTTCAACATTTTTGAACAGTACAACAAGGATTTCAACATCATTTTTGCCATCGGCACCCATAGAAATCTCACCATTGAAGAGAAAAAACAGATACTCACCGAAGATCTTTTCAATAAATATCATCATAAGATCATCGACCACAATCCTGATGATCTTGACAACCATTTCTATTTTGGAAAAACCCGCAATAATACACCAATATTAATTAACAACGCCTATACAAGGGCAGATACAATTATCCCCATAGGATCCGTAAGCTACCATTATTTTTGTGGATTTGGCGGAGGAAGGAAACTGATAATACCAGGCATAGCATCCAGGAAAACAGCCTTACATAATCATAAATTAGTCCTTGATGAAACAAATAGATGCAAAAACATATATGCCACAACCGGCAACCTGAAAAATAACCCCGTTCACAGCGATATTGTGGAAGCTGTAATGATAGCACGAAGAGGTAAAACATTCTTTTCCATCAACACAATTTTAAATGATGACAACAAAGTAATAGATCTGGTATGTGGTGACCTTTTTACCTCCCATCTCGAAGCCTGTGAAAAACTCAAACAATACACCACCATAGAGGTGGAAAGAAAATATGATAACGTAGTGGTTTCCGCAGGTGGTTTCCCGAAGGATATCAATATGGTTCAGGCACAAAAGTCGATAGATAGAATAACCAATATTGTAAAAGATGGCGGCAATATCTTCTTTTTTGCTGAATGTATCGATGGATATGGAAACGATTATTTTAGAGATTTTTTCGATATCTCCACTTCTAAAGAAATGTTTGAAATACTACTACATGACTACCAGATCAATAGGCAGACTGCTTTTAATCTAAAAACAATAACAGAAAGGTTCAACTGCTATCTTTACTCCAGCTTTTCAGAAGAAGACACAAAGAGAATGGGATTTAAAAAGCTAAATTCAATAACTGAGATGACTGAAATAATTGGAGATTCAAATGTAGCTTTTGTCCCCATTAGCTACAACTATTTTTTTAAAATAAAAGATTAATAGTTACTCTATAAGGATTTATCTTTAAAGTTCAATTTATACAACCATTAAATCTTCTTCAACCCCCATCAGGCGTACCGTTTTACCATATCAACCACATATTCCACCTCTTCATCCTTCATTCCAGGCCAGATTGGAAGGGAAAGGGACAGTTCAAAAACTCTATTTGCCACCGGGTAATCTGAATCGTTGTAACCAAAATTATTCCTATAGTATGGATGCTTGTGAACAGGTATAAAATGTACAGATGTACCAACACCTACCTCTTTTAATTTTTCGATGAGATGATTTCTATTTTTCACTTTTATGACAAAAAGATGCCATGCAGATATTCTATCATCCTTCACCACCGGCAGTCCAATCCTTTCGTCACCTTTGAAGGCATCGATGTACATTTTTGCTATCTTTTCCCTTTCTTTCATCATCCATTCAGCTTTATTAAGTTGAGCAAGACCCAATGCTGCATTTATATCGGTGGAGTTGTATTTTAAGCCGTTATCCACCACCTCATAATACCAGCTACCTTTCATGGTATACCTATCCCATGCATCCCTATTTATCCCATGTAGTCTATTAATCTTGATAGATTTTAGGTATTCTTCATTATCCGTTGTGATTGCACCACCCTCCC is part of the Calditerrivibrio nitroreducens DSM 19672 genome and harbors:
- the moaA gene encoding GTP 3',8-cyclase MoaA; the encoded protein is MNELTDKYGRTYRYLRVSVTDRCNFRCKYCIPTHNFKFIEHKQILRYEDLIFALKIFSKYGIKKIRLTGGEPLVRKGLTNFIKSIKSETDIEEITLTTNGSLLNQFAVELKKAGINRINVSLDSLKPERYQLITGGFNLNNIIDGIKAAQDAGLFPIKINTVLIKGFNDDEIVDFCHFSADNNVTVRFIEFMPIGNSIGWNKNVIIRGKEILDIIGEHFSLTKIEKHRFEGPALNYKLSNGAKIGIITPISNHFCGECDKLRITPDGKLRPCLLSDREIDLTEAIKMRDEALFLKKIKESLDIKDWSHHITDCDSIEFNRTMSKIGG
- a CDS encoding twin-arginine translocase TatA/TatE family subunit gives rise to the protein MFGLGLSEIILIAIVAIVVIGPKRLPEVAKALGKGYAEFKKAMDGFKEAVKIDDVIHDKPKDNDLKNVYEDKWKTAHNEQSNDFSASIEKGKDEKKEEK
- the larA gene encoding nickel-dependent lactate racemase; the encoded protein is MFIKYGKDSLEFTLKKIDILSTDKTMEPLKLEKIVQILNNEAILMEGIEEVIEKSNKSLIILPDITRKSGAEIFLPYLFNIFEQYNKDFNIIFAIGTHRNLTIEEKKQILTEDLFNKYHHKIIDHNPDDLDNHFYFGKTRNNTPILINNAYTRADTIIPIGSVSYHYFCGFGGGRKLIIPGIASRKTALHNHKLVLDETNRCKNIYATTGNLKNNPVHSDIVEAVMIARRGKTFFSINTILNDDNKVIDLVCGDLFTSHLEACEKLKQYTTIEVERKYDNVVVSAGGFPKDINMVQAQKSIDRITNIVKDGGNIFFFAECIDGYGNDYFRDFFDISTSKEMFEILLHDYQINRQTAFNLKTITERFNCYLYSSFSEEDTKRMGFKKLNSITEMTEIIGDSNVAFVPISYNYFFKIKD
- the tatC gene encoding twin-arginine translocase subunit TatC; protein product: MKPIDTEQPLMAHLEELRKRLIRILIALTIVFSLCYWKSVYLFQFIKKPLILYMPPNSSLSMLKLTEGFLTELKLSFMAAVFFAMPYILYELWKFIAPGLYAHERRYVSGFVISASFLFFFGSFFCYQFVLPIAFKFFLTYATDGITANLSLTWYLSFVVKLMLGFGIVFELPVIVFFLAKIGLVTEDMLKKYRGYSIVGIFIIAAILTPPDVVSQVLMAIPLLILYELSIFVAKIFGKKKGKELSIYE